Proteins from one Setaria italica strain Yugu1 chromosome V, Setaria_italica_v2.0, whole genome shotgun sequence genomic window:
- the LOC101761780 gene encoding probable leucine-rich repeat receptor-like protein kinase At5g49770: protein MQRLLLLLFLLVGLQPSFSQTNSQDVAALQALMNNWQNGPKSWTGSTDPCSSWDGIFCSNGRVTEVRLPSMNLQGTLSNAIGQLSALTYLDLSNNLNLGGPLTPKIGNLKQLTTLILLGCSFSGNIPREIGNLSQLTFLALNSNDFTGGIPPTLGLLSNLIWLDMSANQLSGQIPVSPGLNQLVKARHFHFSENQLTGPMSESLFNGRMNLIHAIFDNNNFTGPIPTSLGQVTSLQIIRLDHNQFSGPVPDSIGNLSNLMELSLANNLLNGAVPDLTSLTQLDYVDLSNNNFPSSPAPGWFSTLISLNSIFMENDDLTGTIPSALFSLPNLQQVSLARNAFSGKLNMTGNISSQLRVVNLTINHIIEADVTSYSNSLILIGNPVCFDNISFCTLKEKQQVPYATNLGPCAAIPCPTDQSASPVTSQNCVCTNPFQGLMIFRAPAFSDVTSPALFKILESTLVQNLSLAPGSVALSNVEFSPGAPLTFTVKVFPVSGTSFNRSDVIRISTALVNQTFKAPTAFGPYSFIASTYFPGPINKKSSMGKGAIIGIAIAGCVLIVGLILVAIYALRQKRIAKEAVERTTNPFASWGAGGTDNGDAPQLKGARYFSFEELKKCTNNFSEINEIGSGGYGKVYKGTLANGQIAAIKRAQQGSMQGAAEFKNEIELLSRVHHKNLVTLVGFCYEQGEQMLVYEYIPYGTLRENLMGKGGVNLDWKKRLRIAIGSAKGLAYLHELADPPIIHRDIKSTNILLDESLNAKVADFGLSKLVSDTQKGHVSTQVKGTLGYLDPEYYMTQQLSEKSDVYSFGVVLLELMTARQPIEKGRYIVREIRTAIDQYDQEYYGLKGLIDPKIRDSAKLIGFRRFVQLAMECVEESAVDRPTMNDVVKELEIIIQNEGAQLLISASLSPEQFGNAKGQDPYAEHLPMNDESSSNTFDYNSVYSFSAVEPK from the exons ATGCAGCGGCTGCTGCTTCTGTTATTTCTCCTGGTAGGGCTCCAGCCAAGCTTCAGCCAGACAAACTCCCAAGATG TTGCTGCGCTTCAGGCTTTGATGAATAACTGGCAGAATGGACCAAAAAGCTGGACAGGTTCAACTGATCCCTGCAGCTCCTGGGATGGAATTTTCTGTTCTAATGGAAGGGTGACAGAAGT GAGATTACCAAGCATGAATCTGCAAGGTACACTAAGCAACGCCATAGGCCAACTATCTGCTTTGACATATCT GGATCTGTCTAACAACCTAAATCTTGGAGGTCCACTTACTCCAAAAATTGGAAATCTGAAGCAGCTCACAACTCT GATTTTGCTTGGATGCAGCTTCAGTGGAAATATCCCAAGAGAGATAGGCAACTTATCACAGCTCACATTCCT GGCACTAAACTCAAATGATTTCACTGGTGGAATTCCACCAACACTTGGCCTTCTTTCAAATCTTATCTGGTTGGACATGTCTGCGAATCAGCTGTCAGGACAAATACCAGTTTCTCCAGGGTTGAATCAACTCGTCAAAGCTAGGCATTT CCACTTCAGTGAGAACCAGTTGACAGGCCCAATGAGCGAAAGCCTTTTCAATGGCAGGATGAACCTTATACATGC GATATTTGACAATAACAACTTTACTGGACCAATCCCAACATCCCTTGGACAAGTCACATCACTTCAAATAAT CCGACTAGATCATAACCAGTTCAGCGGTCCAGTTCCCGATAGTATTGGCAACCTAAGTAACCTGATGGAACT GAGCTTAGCGAACAACCTACTAAACGGGGCAGTGCCAGATCTCACCAGTTTAACTCAGTTAGATTATGT AGACCTAAGCAACAATAACTTCCCAAGCTCACCAGCACCTGGATGGTTTTCAACGTTGATATCCCTGAATAGCAT ATTTATGGAAAATGATGATCTTACTGGAACAATCCCTAGTGCTCTGTTCAGTTTACCCAACCTGCAACAAGT ATCACTAGCTAGGAATGCATTCAGTGGGAAACTTAATATGACAGGTAATATCAGCTCACAGTTGCGGGTTGTTAACTTGACAATTAATCATATCATAGAAGCAGATGTAACAAGCTACAGCAACAGCCTTAT ATTAATAGGGAATCCTGTATGCTTCGATAACATTAGTTTCTGCACACTCAAGGAAAAACAACAAGTGCCATACGCCACTAACCTTGGCCCATGTGCTGCCATTCCATGCCCCACTGATCAGTCAGCAAGTCCAGTCACTTCACAGAACTGTGTGTGCACCAATCCCTTTCAGGGTCTGATGATCTTCCGAGCACCTGCCTTCTCTGATGTCACAAGCCCCGCATTGTTCAAAATTCTGGAGTCAACACTCGTGCAGAACCTTAGCCTGGCACCAGGATCAGTTGCCCTTTCCAATGTAGAATTCAGTCCAGGAGCACCTCTAACATTCACAGTGAAGGTTTTTCCAGTCAGTGGAACGAGCTTCAATCGCTCAGATGTTATAAGAATCAGTACTGCTCTGGTCAACCAAACTTTTAAAGCCCCAACTGCGTTTGGACCATACAGCTTCATAGCAAGCACATACTTTCCAG GTCCCATCAATAAAAAATCCTCAATGGGCAAAGGTGCAATAATTGGAATCGCAATTGCGGGCTGTGTCCTTATTGTTGGCCTAATTCTGGTAGCAATATATGCTCTACGACAGAAAAGGATAGCCAAGGAGGCAGTAGAGCGAACTACAAATCCTTTTG CATCATGGGGAGCTGGTGGTACAGACAATGGAGATGCACCGCAACTGAAGGGTGCAAGATACTTTTCATTTGAGGAACTGAAAAAATGCACCAATAATTTCTCAGAAATCAATGAGATAGGATCTGGAGGATATGGGAAG GTGTACAAAGGGACACTCGCAAATGGGCAAATAGCTGCAATAAAACGAGCACAGCAAGGATCCATGCAAGGTGCAGCTGAGTTCAAGAATGAGATAGAGCTGCTGTCCAGGGTTCATCACAAGAACCTAGTGACCTTAGTGGGTTTCTGCTACGAACAAGGGGAACAGATGTTGGTTTACGAATATATTCCTTATGGGACATTAAGGGAGAACCTGATGG GTAAAGGAGGAGTAAACTTGGATTGGAAGAAGCGCCTCAGAATTGCCATTGGCTCAGCAAAAGGTCTAGCATATCTCCACGAACTTGCTGATCCACCAATCATACACAGAGATATCAAATCAACCAATATACTTTTGGATGAAAGTCTCAATGCAAAGGTTGCTGATTTTGGTCTTTCAAAGCTAGTATCTGACACACAAAAGGGTCACGTTTCTACGCAAGTAAAGGGAACACTG GGCTATTTGGATCCTGAATATTACATGACACAACAGCTCTCTGAGAAGAGTGACGTATACAGCTTTGGAGTTGTTCTGCTAGAACTAATGACTGCCAGGCAGCCCATAGAGAAAGGCAGGTACATTGTCCGTGAGATCAGGACGGCAATAGATCAGTATGATCAAGAATACTATGGCTTGAAGGGCCTAATCGATCCAAAAATCCGGGATTCAGCTAAATTAATTGGCTTCAGGAGATTCGTGCAGTTGGCTATGGAATGTGTAGAAGAATCTGCTGTGGACCGCCCAACAATGAATGATGTTGTGAAGGAACTTGAGATCATCATACAGAATGAGGGGGCACAATTGTTAATCTCAGCATCTCTATCACCTGAACAATTTGGAAATGCAAAGGGGCAAGATCCTTATGCAGAACATTTGCCTATGAATGATGAAAGTAGTAGCAACACCTTTGATTACAACAGTGTATATTCGTTCTCAGCTGTTGAACCAAAGTAG